The proteins below are encoded in one region of Mauremys reevesii isolate NIE-2019 linkage group 15, ASM1616193v1, whole genome shotgun sequence:
- the LOC120383247 gene encoding zinc finger protein OZF-like isoform X2, with amino-acid sequence MQANYEIVTSLGLPIPKPDLIVRLEAGEEPWVPDLPASEERKFSRGTCTGDETMSENEDGNLLQECPEQVELQGTLLKEAEGNFSQCLEQRKGWSNWHRSERKLGNCQRNKVSESIGCGGGGKDSKETTVQQTNENEKNPYTCLDCGKSFSHRSNLTRHGRIHTGERLYKCLDCGKSFSRSSNLISHRIIHTGEKPYKCLDCGKSFSQRSGLINHGRIHTGENPYKCLDCGKSFSHRSNLIRHGRLHMGERLYKCLDCGKSFSRSANLISHRIIHTGEKPYTCLDCGKSFSRSSNLISHRIIHTGEKPFKCLDCGKSFSQRSGLISHGRIHMGENPYKCLDCGKSFSRSSNLISHRIIHTGEKPYKCLDCGKSFSQRSGLINHGRIHTSKNSYKRDCGKSISQCSGLISHERTHTEERPYKCLDCGKSFSRSSNLTVHRRLHTGERPYKCLDCGKSFSRRAHLIRHGRLHTGEKPYKSMVLKL; translated from the exons atgcaggcgAATTATGAGattgtgacctcactgg GActccccattcccaaacctgacctgaTTGTCCggctggaagcaggggaagagccgtgggtcccagatcttCCGGCCTCCGAGGAAAGGAAGTTCTCAAGAGGCACTTGCACAG GTGATGAGAcaatgagtgagaatgaggatgGGAATCTACTGCAGGAATGTCCTGAACAAGTGGAACTGCAGGGGACATTACTGAAAGAagctgaagggaatttttcccagtgcttGGAACAGAGAAAAGGCTGGAGTAATTGGCATaggtcagagaggaagctggGAAACTGCCAAAGGAATAAAGTGTCTGAATCTATTGGATGTGGGGGAGGAGGCAAGGATTCCAAAGAAACCACAGTTCAGCAGACAAATGAGAACGAAAAGAACCCCTATacatgcttggactgtgggaaaagcttcagtcatcGCTCAAATCTGACTAGACATGGGAGAATCCATACTGGAGAGAGACTTTATaaatgcttagactgtgggaaaagcttcagtcggagctcaaaTCTTATTAGCCATAggataatccacacaggagaaaaaccctataaatgcttggactgtgggaagagcttcagtcagcgctcaggCCTTATTAACCATGgcagaatccacactggagagaacccctataaatgcttggactgtgggaaaagcttcagtcatcGCTCAAATCTTATTAGACATGGGAGACTCCACATGGGCGAGAGACTttataaatgcttggactgtgggaaaagcttcagtcggagtgCAAATCTTATTAGCCATAGGataatccacactggagagaaaccctatacatgcttagactgtgggaagagcttcagtcggagctcaaaTCTTATTAGCCATAGGataatccacactggagagaaaccctttaaatgcttggactgtgggaagagcttcagtcagcgctcaggCCTCATTAGCCATGGcagaatccacatgggagagaacccCTATaaatgcttagactgtgggaaaagcttcagtcgaaGCTCAAATCTCATTAGCCATAGGataatccacactggagagaaaccctataaatgcttggactgtgggaagagcttcagtcagcgctcaggCCTTATTAACCATGGCAGAATCCACACGAGCAAGAACTCCTATAAACGCGACTGTGGGAAGAGCATCAGTCAGTGCTCAGGCCTTATTAGCCATGAGAGAACCCACACAgaagagagaccctataaatgcttggactgtgggaaaagcttcagtcggagctcaaaTCTTACTGTTCATAGGAGActgcacacgggagagagaccctataagtgtttggactgtgggaaaagcttcagtcggagggCACATCTTATTAGACATGGGAGACTCCACACTGGTGAGAAAccctataaatccatggttctcaaactttaa
- the LOC120383247 gene encoding zinc finger protein OZF-like isoform X1: protein MQANYEIVTSLAGLPIPKPDLIVRLEAGEEPWVPDLPASEERKFSRGTCTGDETMSENEDGNLLQECPEQVELQGTLLKEAEGNFSQCLEQRKGWSNWHRSERKLGNCQRNKVSESIGCGGGGKDSKETTVQQTNENEKNPYTCLDCGKSFSHRSNLTRHGRIHTGERLYKCLDCGKSFSRSSNLISHRIIHTGEKPYKCLDCGKSFSQRSGLINHGRIHTGENPYKCLDCGKSFSHRSNLIRHGRLHMGERLYKCLDCGKSFSRSANLISHRIIHTGEKPYTCLDCGKSFSRSSNLISHRIIHTGEKPFKCLDCGKSFSQRSGLISHGRIHMGENPYKCLDCGKSFSRSSNLISHRIIHTGEKPYKCLDCGKSFSQRSGLINHGRIHTSKNSYKRDCGKSISQCSGLISHERTHTEERPYKCLDCGKSFSRSSNLTVHRRLHTGERPYKCLDCGKSFSRRAHLIRHGRLHTGEKPYKSMVLKL from the exons atgcaggcgAATTATGAGattgtgacctcactgg CAGGActccccattcccaaacctgacctgaTTGTCCggctggaagcaggggaagagccgtgggtcccagatcttCCGGCCTCCGAGGAAAGGAAGTTCTCAAGAGGCACTTGCACAG GTGATGAGAcaatgagtgagaatgaggatgGGAATCTACTGCAGGAATGTCCTGAACAAGTGGAACTGCAGGGGACATTACTGAAAGAagctgaagggaatttttcccagtgcttGGAACAGAGAAAAGGCTGGAGTAATTGGCATaggtcagagaggaagctggGAAACTGCCAAAGGAATAAAGTGTCTGAATCTATTGGATGTGGGGGAGGAGGCAAGGATTCCAAAGAAACCACAGTTCAGCAGACAAATGAGAACGAAAAGAACCCCTATacatgcttggactgtgggaaaagcttcagtcatcGCTCAAATCTGACTAGACATGGGAGAATCCATACTGGAGAGAGACTTTATaaatgcttagactgtgggaaaagcttcagtcggagctcaaaTCTTATTAGCCATAggataatccacacaggagaaaaaccctataaatgcttggactgtgggaagagcttcagtcagcgctcaggCCTTATTAACCATGgcagaatccacactggagagaacccctataaatgcttggactgtgggaaaagcttcagtcatcGCTCAAATCTTATTAGACATGGGAGACTCCACATGGGCGAGAGACTttataaatgcttggactgtgggaaaagcttcagtcggagtgCAAATCTTATTAGCCATAGGataatccacactggagagaaaccctatacatgcttagactgtgggaagagcttcagtcggagctcaaaTCTTATTAGCCATAGGataatccacactggagagaaaccctttaaatgcttggactgtgggaagagcttcagtcagcgctcaggCCTCATTAGCCATGGcagaatccacatgggagagaacccCTATaaatgcttagactgtgggaaaagcttcagtcgaaGCTCAAATCTCATTAGCCATAGGataatccacactggagagaaaccctataaatgcttggactgtgggaagagcttcagtcagcgctcaggCCTTATTAACCATGGCAGAATCCACACGAGCAAGAACTCCTATAAACGCGACTGTGGGAAGAGCATCAGTCAGTGCTCAGGCCTTATTAGCCATGAGAGAACCCACACAgaagagagaccctataaatgcttggactgtgggaaaagcttcagtcggagctcaaaTCTTACTGTTCATAGGAGActgcacacgggagagagaccctataagtgtttggactgtgggaaaagcttcagtcggagggCACATCTTATTAGACATGGGAGACTCCACACTGGTGAGAAAccctataaatccatggttctcaaactttaa